One segment of Panicum virgatum strain AP13 chromosome 1K, P.virgatum_v5, whole genome shotgun sequence DNA contains the following:
- the LOC120706273 gene encoding uncharacterized protein LOC120706273, whose translation MGDHVAVDVGELVASRAGEAAGLVPGGKEEAEALIGMVECRICQEEDLAKNLESPCACNGSLKYAHRECVQRWCYEKGDITCEICHQSYKPGYTAPPQVHHDETTIEISGGDWTISGNRLDLHDPRILAMAAAQHRLLEDEYDEYTATNNNAAAFCRSIFLILMALLLLRHTLTITNSDDEDDASAIFSLFLLRAAGFLLPCYIMAWAISIMQRQRQRQEEAMLLPTEVAFILHGNGRTMQFAVAPPESPTSPQPEPNQ comes from the exons ATGGGGGATCATGTCGCGGTGGATGTTGGGGAGCTCGTGGCGTCCCGAGCCGGCGAGGCAGCGGGGTTGGTGCCCGGCGGCAAGGAGGAAGCCGAGGCGCTGATTGGGATGGTGGAGTGCCGCATTTGCCAGGAGGAGGACCTGGCCAAGAACCTCGAGAGCCCCTGCGCTTGCAACGGTAGCCTCAAG TATGCCCACAGGGAATGTGTGCAACGTTGGTGCTATGAGAAAGGAGACATAACCTGTGAAATCTGCCATCAG TCGTACAAGCCTGGCTACACTGCTCCACCCCAGGTGCATCATGATGAAACTACCATAGAGATAAG TGGTGGAGATTGGACTATCTCTGGCAACCGTTTGGATCTACATGATCCTAGAATCTTGGCAATGGCTGCTGCTCAACACCGTTTGCTTGAAGATGAGTATGATGAATATACTGCAACAAACAACAACGCTGCTGCGTTTTGCCGTTCTATATTTCTGATT TTGATGGCTCTGCTGCTCCTGAGGCATACACTAACCATTACTAATAGtgacgatgaagatgatgcatcTGCTATCTTCTCG CTATTTCTTCTGAGAGCTGCTGGATTTTTGCTGCCTTGCTACATTATGGCGTGGGCTATTAGTATCATGCAGCGCCAAAGACAAAGACAG GAAGAAGCAATGCTATTACCAACGGAAGTGGCATTCATTCTGCACGGGAATGGAAGAACAATGCAATTTGCAGTAGCACCACCAGAATCTCCGACCTCCCCTCAGCCGGAACCAAACCAATAG